In one Caldisericota bacterium genomic region, the following are encoded:
- a CDS encoding isoaspartyl peptidase/L-asparaginase family protein — translation MLRIIVHGGAGDIKSKEEVPIRVDVCKKACSTGFSVLKNGKSSIDAVVEAVKILEDHPLFDAGRGSYLNEEGNVEMDAGIMDGSTLNMGAVSAVTYVKNPVELARFVMEKSEHNFLTGRGAGAFAKEIGMQFEPLQYFLTERTVNLHEKTLFGDTVGAVALDEAGKIAVAVSTGGVPFKHVGRIGDSPLVGSGFYANDSFGAVATGVGEDIMRLVLSVRIGFYLEKIDLDKAVTQAIKDLDVINGKAGLIALDKTGNISFRYNTKGMFYAYMREDLKECVGGV, via the coding sequence ATGTTAAGAATTATTGTGCATGGTGGTGCAGGCGATATTAAATCTAAAGAAGAAGTTCCTATTCGCGTGGATGTATGCAAAAAGGCATGCTCTACTGGCTTTTCTGTTCTAAAAAATGGAAAAAGTTCTATTGACGCAGTTGTAGAAGCAGTAAAAATTCTTGAAGACCATCCTTTATTTGACGCAGGCAGAGGTTCTTACCTTAATGAAGAAGGTAACGTAGAGATGGACGCAGGCATAATGGATGGGAGTACGCTGAATATGGGAGCAGTTTCTGCTGTAACTTATGTGAAAAATCCTGTTGAACTTGCCCGTTTTGTTATGGAAAAATCAGAACATAATTTCTTAACAGGCAGAGGTGCTGGGGCATTTGCAAAGGAAATAGGGATGCAATTTGAACCATTACAATATTTTCTTACCGAGCGTACCGTGAATCTTCATGAAAAAACGCTGTTCGGTGACACGGTAGGTGCAGTAGCATTGGATGAAGCGGGGAAGATTGCAGTTGCTGTTTCTACGGGCGGTGTGCCATTTAAACATGTGGGAAGAATCGGAGATTCGCCACTTGTTGGTTCAGGATTTTATGCAAATGATTCTTTTGGGGCTGTTGCGACAGGTGTTGGCGAAGACATTATGCGTCTTGTACTTTCAGTGAGGATAGGATTCTACCTTGAAAAAATAGATTTAGATAAAGCCGTTACGCAGGCTATAAAAGACCTTGATGTCATTAACGGCAAAGCAGGGCTTATTGCTCTGGATAAGACGGGCAATATTTCCTTTCGTTACAATACGAAGGGAATGTTCTATGCGTATATGAGGGAAGATTTAAAGGAGTGTGTTGGAGGGGTTTAA